From Thermosipho africanus Ob7, the proteins below share one genomic window:
- the hydE gene encoding [FeFe] hydrogenase H-cluster radical SAM maturase HydE: MHEIIKKLRKDSLTIEELAHIIENEKYDEEILNYANEIREKYVGNEVHVRAIIEFSNYCRMDCLYCGLRAPNKNIKRYRMKIDEIIDRAKLIAERGIKTVVLQSGEDTYYTKEIMSNLIKEIKKFDVAITLSIGEREFDEYKAWKEAGADRYLMRHETADEALYNKLHPSDTFENRKRHLFKLKELGYEVGAGCMVGLPGQGPIELAKDLIFLRDLDSDMIGIGPFIPNPDTPLKDEKGGDLKTTLKIIALARILIPTANIPATTAMGSLHPFGRQLALKYGANVIMPNLTPNPYRPNYTLYPNKICLFEADTSCIECTRAMIKSLNREVGKSYGFRVKAS, encoded by the coding sequence GTGCACGAAATAATTAAGAAATTAAGAAAAGACTCTCTTACCATTGAAGAACTTGCGCATATAATTGAAAATGAGAAATATGATGAAGAGATATTAAATTATGCAAATGAAATTAGAGAAAAATATGTTGGAAATGAAGTTCATGTCAGGGCAATTATTGAATTTTCAAATTATTGCCGTATGGATTGTTTATATTGCGGTCTGAGGGCTCCAAATAAAAATATTAAAAGATATAGAATGAAAATTGATGAAATAATTGACAGGGCAAAATTAATTGCTGAAAGAGGCATAAAAACTGTTGTATTGCAATCCGGTGAGGATACATATTATACAAAGGAAATTATGTCTAATTTAATAAAAGAAATAAAAAAGTTCGATGTTGCAATAACTTTAAGTATCGGTGAAAGAGAGTTTGATGAATATAAGGCATGGAAAGAAGCAGGAGCAGATAGATACTTAATGAGACACGAAACTGCAGATGAAGCGTTATACAATAAACTCCATCCAAGTGATACTTTTGAAAATAGAAAAAGACACTTGTTTAAATTAAAAGAATTAGGTTACGAAGTAGGAGCAGGATGTATGGTTGGGCTTCCCGGGCAGGGGCCCATTGAACTTGCAAAAGATCTTATTTTTTTAAGAGATCTAGATTCAGATATGATAGGAATTGGTCCTTTTATACCAAATCCAGATACACCATTGAAAGACGAAAAAGGCGGTGATCTAAAGACAACGTTAAAAATCATAGCTCTTGCACGAATTTTAATCCCAACAGCAAATATTCCGGCAACTACTGCAATGGGAAGCTTGCATCCTTTTGGAAGACAATTAGCATTAAAATATGGGGCTAATGTAATTATGCCAAACTTAACTCCAAATCCATATAGACCAAATTATACATTATATCCAAATAAGATATGCTTATTTGAAGCAGATACAAGTTGTATTGAATGTACAAGAGCAATGATAAAAAGTTTAAATAGGGAAGTTGGAAAAAGCTATGGATTTAGGGTTAAAGCATCATAG
- a CDS encoding TIM barrel protein: MQRLGVSTSVVKSDLRMIKYLTEKFKFSNLFEIGFIDPKYINNLNVIKGKSIGVHSPFIFKLKNHPKLTHSDYHFTFSKILRSAYFAKQIKSEYLIVHYPDALQNDEWNKNLFLLEELNSIIKIRIENTYGNKFFYSEKDYKNLCQDLNLKLCIDIGHLLLDERINPFKFIEFLEEYIEEFHIYYADKKIYKICHHKPWSENKYYIELLKLIMKLDADIVIESTPQCNKDLDKLLKFLGVI, from the coding sequence ATGCAAAGGCTGGGAGTATCTACAAGTGTTGTAAAAAGTGATTTAAGGATGATCAAATATTTAACAGAAAAATTTAAATTTTCAAATCTATTTGAAATTGGATTTATAGATCCAAAGTATATTAACAATTTAAATGTTATAAAAGGCAAATCCATAGGAGTCCATTCACCATTTATCTTTAAATTGAAAAATCATCCAAAATTAACACATTCAGACTACCATTTTACATTTTCTAAAATTTTAAGAAGTGCATATTTTGCAAAACAAATAAAGTCAGAATATTTAATAGTCCATTATCCGGATGCGCTTCAAAATGATGAATGGAATAAAAATTTATTTCTTTTGGAAGAACTAAACAGTATTATAAAAATAAGAATTGAAAATACTTATGGAAATAAATTTTTTTATAGTGAAAAAGACTATAAAAATTTATGTCAAGATTTAAATTTAAAACTATGTATAGATATTGGACATCTTCTTTTGGATGAGAGAATAAATCCTTTTAAATTTATTGAATTCTTGGAAGAATATATTGAAGAATTCCACATTTACTATGCAGATAAAAAGATTTATAAAATATGTCATCACAAACCTTGGAGTGAAAATAAATACTATATTGAATTACTAAAACTAATTATGAAATTAGATGCAGATATTGTTATTGAATCTACGCCACAATGCAATAAAGATTTGGATAAACTTTTAAAATTTTTGGGGGTGATTTAA
- the pfkA gene encoding 6-phosphofructokinase, with amino-acid sequence MKKIAVMTSGGDAPGMNAAIRAVVRYAVRNDIQVLGIQRGYAGLLDEDFIEMDFASVGGIMEKGGTILRSSRCPEFVRKETRQEAAKILAKHGVEGLIVIGGEGSLHGAMFLEEEQKVPVVGIPGTIDNDIAMTDMSIGVDTCLNTVVDAIQKLKDTASSHERAFIVEVMGRSSGYIATVAGLVTGAEAIVIPEIPVNYEALGNKILKERERGKINCIVVVAEGAASAYTVARHLEHRIGYETRITILGHIQRGGSPTAFDRLLASRMGVAAVEFLKRGNSYVMTALQGGKIVPVKLDEVLKQKKSLNMELVELTALLS; translated from the coding sequence ATGAAAAAAATTGCTGTTATGACTAGTGGTGGAGATGCCCCTGGAATGAATGCCGCCATTCGTGCTGTAGTTCGTTATGCTGTAAGAAATGACATTCAAGTTCTTGGAATTCAAAGAGGCTACGCTGGACTTTTGGATGAAGATTTTATAGAAATGGATTTTGCATCCGTTGGTGGAATAATGGAAAAAGGTGGAACGATTCTTAGAAGTAGTAGATGTCCAGAATTTGTGAGAAAAGAGACAAGACAAGAAGCTGCAAAAATCCTTGCAAAACATGGTGTAGAAGGATTAATTGTGATTGGCGGTGAGGGGAGTTTACATGGTGCAATGTTTCTTGAAGAAGAACAAAAGGTGCCAGTAGTAGGTATTCCAGGCACAATTGATAATGATATTGCAATGACTGACATGAGTATTGGTGTTGATACTTGTTTAAATACAGTTGTTGATGCAATTCAAAAGTTAAAAGACACTGCATCTTCTCACGAGAGAGCATTTATTGTTGAAGTTATGGGAAGGTCGTCCGGATATATTGCAACAGTTGCTGGTCTTGTAACTGGTGCTGAGGCAATAGTAATTCCAGAAATCCCCGTAAATTATGAAGCATTAGGAAATAAAATTTTGAAAGAAAGGGAAAGGGGTAAAATTAATTGTATCGTTGTTGTAGCTGAAGGTGCTGCAAGTGCTTATACAGTTGCAAGGCATTTAGAACATAGGATTGGATATGAAACAAGAATAACAATTTTGGGGCATATTCAAAGAGGAGGTTCACCTACAGCTTTTGATAGGTTACTCGCATCAAGAATGGGAGTTGCCGCTGTGGAATTTTTAAAACGTGGAAACAGCTACGTTATGACTGCGCTACAAGGTGGTAAAATTGTGCCTGTTAAACTGGACGAAGTTCTTAAACAGAAAAAATCTCTAAATATGGAATTGGTTGAGTTAACTGCATTACTATCATGA
- the hydG gene encoding [FeFe] hydrogenase H-cluster radical SAM maturase HydG: MYVFIKEKDTQKTFIDEKKIKENLSSNLNPDSEKIRNILQKSLNKQRLDPDEVATLLNAKDEKQWEEIFEAARTLKEKVYGNRIVLFAPLYIGNDCINDCEYCGFRISNKEVVRKTLSFEKLKEEVKALVSKGHKRLIVVYGEHPKYSPEFIAKTIDIIYNTKHGNGEIRRVNVNAAPQTVEGYKIIKEVGIGTYQIFQETYHYPTYKKLHPRGPKSNFAWRLYGLDRAMLAGIDDVGIGALFGLYDWKFEVMGLIYHTLHLEERFGVGPHTISFPRIEPAVGTPIAERPPYQVSDEDFKKLVAVLRLAVPYTGLILTAREPADLRREVLKLGVSQIDAGSSIGVGSYSETDPEVIRKSQFILGDTRTLDEVIYELLKEEYIPSFCTACYRAGRTGEHFMEFAIPGFVKRFCTPNALFTLNEYLNDYASEKTYKEGKKVLEKEIKKIDEKQKKIVLDGLERINKGDRDVRL, encoded by the coding sequence ATGTATGTGTTTATTAAAGAAAAAGATACACAAAAAACTTTTATCGATGAAAAAAAGATAAAAGAAAATCTATCCTCAAATCTTAATCCAGATAGTGAAAAAATACGCAATATATTACAAAAATCTCTCAATAAACAAAGACTTGATCCAGATGAAGTTGCTACTCTTTTGAATGCAAAAGATGAAAAGCAATGGGAGGAAATATTTGAGGCAGCAAGAACTTTAAAGGAAAAAGTATATGGTAACAGAATAGTTTTGTTTGCACCACTATACATTGGAAATGATTGTATCAATGATTGTGAATATTGTGGTTTTAGAATATCAAATAAAGAGGTTGTAAGGAAAACACTTTCCTTTGAAAAATTGAAAGAAGAAGTAAAAGCACTAGTTTCAAAAGGCCACAAACGCTTAATTGTAGTATATGGAGAACATCCAAAATATTCCCCTGAATTTATAGCTAAAACAATTGATATTATTTATAATACCAAACATGGTAACGGCGAAATTAGAAGAGTAAATGTTAATGCTGCTCCTCAAACTGTTGAAGGATATAAAATCATAAAAGAGGTGGGAATAGGTACATACCAGATCTTTCAAGAAACCTATCACTATCCAACATACAAAAAGCTCCACCCTCGCGGCCCAAAATCCAATTTTGCATGGAGGCTATATGGGCTTGACAGGGCAATGCTTGCTGGAATAGATGATGTTGGAATAGGTGCTTTATTTGGACTATATGATTGGAAATTTGAAGTAATGGGATTAATATATCACACCTTACATCTTGAAGAACGCTTTGGAGTAGGACCACACACAATTTCATTCCCAAGAATAGAGCCAGCAGTTGGAACACCTATAGCCGAAAGACCTCCTTATCAAGTTAGTGATGAAGATTTTAAAAAATTAGTTGCCGTTCTAAGACTTGCTGTTCCATATACTGGTTTAATTTTAACAGCAAGAGAACCGGCAGATCTCAGAAGGGAAGTTTTAAAACTTGGTGTATCTCAAATTGATGCAGGATCTAGCATAGGTGTTGGTTCATATTCTGAAACTGATCCAGAGGTGATAAGAAAGAGTCAGTTTATCTTAGGAGATACACGAACACTTGATGAGGTGATTTACGAACTTCTAAAAGAAGAGTATATACCTTCTTTCTGTACTGCTTGTTATAGAGCAGGAAGAACAGGAGAACACTTTATGGAATTTGCAATTCCCGGATTTGTCAAAAGATTTTGTACCCCCAACGCTCTTTTTACATTGAATGAGTACTTAAATGATTACGCTTCTGAAAAGACTTATAAGGAAGGAAAAAAAGTTTTGGAGAAAGAAATTAAAAAAATAGATGAAAAGCAGAAAAAGATTGTTTTAGATGGTTTAGAAAGAATAAACAAGGGGGACCGAGATGTCAGATTGTAA
- the thiC gene encoding phosphomethylpyrimidine synthase ThiC, whose product MTLIEKVKNGEKCSEIEKIAEHENVSVNKIIEGLLNGKIVIPHNKNHTSLKKFMGIGEGLTVKVNANIGTSFGYDDFEYEKEKFNTAKAVGANSVMLLSTWGNLDEQREFIIKNSDIPVGTVPIYDAAVISYQKKKNVVDFSEKDFLKIFEKHAKQGVDFVTLHISITKDIVKKLKSSKRIMKIVSRGGSIIAGWIIKNNLENPFYKYFDEVLDIAREYDVTLSLGDSLRPGNLFDSLDRLQLEEWFIFEELVEKARKKNVQVMLEGPGHVPLDQIETTVNLMKKYGKNSPVFLLGPIVLDIAPGYDHITSAIGAAIAARSGADFICYVTPSEHLSLPNVEDVKKGVIAAKIAAMAADFSRGKFIDENYKLAISRKNLDWQGIKEVSLDKEIVERYLSARPYSGKGCSMCGPFCALKVVEEYLEE is encoded by the coding sequence ATGACGCTAATTGAAAAGGTTAAAAATGGTGAAAAATGTAGTGAAATAGAAAAAATTGCTGAGCATGAAAATGTTAGTGTAAATAAAATTATAGAAGGATTATTGAATGGAAAAATTGTAATTCCGCACAATAAAAATCATACGTCATTAAAAAAGTTTATGGGAATTGGTGAAGGTTTAACTGTAAAAGTAAACGCAAATATTGGAACATCATTTGGATATGATGATTTTGAATATGAAAAAGAGAAATTTAATACTGCCAAAGCTGTGGGAGCAAATAGTGTTATGTTACTTTCAACATGGGGGAATCTAGATGAGCAAAGAGAATTCATAATTAAGAATTCAGATATTCCCGTTGGAACTGTTCCAATTTATGATGCAGCTGTAATTTCTTATCAGAAAAAAAAGAATGTTGTTGATTTTAGTGAAAAAGATTTCTTAAAAATATTTGAGAAACATGCAAAACAAGGTGTGGATTTCGTGACCTTACATATAAGTATAACTAAAGATATCGTTAAAAAATTAAAAAGCTCAAAAAGAATAATGAAAATAGTTAGTAGAGGTGGATCAATTATTGCAGGATGGATAATTAAAAACAATCTAGAAAATCCGTTTTACAAATACTTTGATGAAGTACTTGATATTGCAAGAGAATACGATGTAACTTTAAGTCTTGGTGATTCATTAAGACCAGGGAACTTATTTGATTCTTTAGACAGATTACAATTAGAAGAATGGTTTATATTTGAAGAATTGGTTGAAAAGGCTAGAAAAAAGAATGTTCAAGTAATGTTAGAAGGTCCAGGTCATGTTCCACTTGATCAGATAGAAACAACAGTAAATTTAATGAAAAAATATGGAAAAAATTCACCGGTATTCTTACTTGGCCCTATAGTATTAGATATTGCTCCTGGTTATGATCATATAACTTCTGCAATAGGAGCAGCAATTGCTGCAAGAAGTGGAGCAGACTTTATTTGTTATGTGACTCCTTCAGAACATTTATCTTTGCCAAATGTTGAAGATGTAAAAAAAGGTGTTATTGCTGCAAAAATTGCTGCTATGGCTGCAGATTTTTCAAGAGGAAAGTTTATTGATGAAAATTACAAATTAGCAATTTCAAGGAAAAATTTAGATTGGCAAGGGATAAAAGAAGTATCACTTGATAAAGAAATTGTTGAAAGATATTTAAGTGCTCGCCCCTACTCAGGAAAAGGTTGTTCTATGTGTGGCCCATTTTGTGCTCTTAAAGTTGTAGAGGAGTATTTAGAAGAATAA
- a CDS encoding thiamine-phosphate synthase family protein, producing MKKMLIISGLDPSSGAGLIQDISVATAMGVSIYSTVSAFTVQTLTKSLSVRFRDTNEILEEIKYFDDVGIIKVGIANPEIIEKLRDIYKDTIIVWNPVLQSSNGLKFLDENIVKNYIKLSDFVVVNSEEAEKIGKFDNMIITGGHLEGEYIKITYKGKEFYHERLNGNFRGTGCVFTTLFSCLVLKGYPAEEAIKEAGNIILKVLKRSSQRVEVEKLSSDWIKYETLDELNKIMLDIMEIGRYTIPEVGQNVSYAIMGAKNEEEVAKFPGRIRLVNDKPYFIGKATFEGKSHTARMTIEMMKKFPYMRCTTNVRYEEDYIENAKRYGLKVYELKREKEPEEFKNIEGQSLKWGINSIIENLDTPPDVIYDKGFWGKEAMIRVFARNPQEVIKKVRLIIGINS from the coding sequence ATGAAAAAAATGTTAATCATTTCTGGGCTTGACCCATCATCTGGGGCTGGATTGATTCAAGATATATCAGTAGCAACAGCTATGGGAGTAAGTATATATTCAACAGTAAGTGCATTTACCGTTCAGACATTAACAAAATCATTAAGTGTAAGATTTAGAGATACAAATGAGATTCTTGAAGAAATTAAATACTTTGATGATGTTGGAATTATAAAAGTTGGAATTGCAAATCCTGAGATTATAGAAAAACTTAGAGATATATATAAAGATACAATAATTGTTTGGAATCCTGTTTTACAATCATCAAACGGCTTGAAATTTTTAGATGAAAATATAGTTAAAAACTATATTAAACTTTCTGACTTTGTTGTTGTAAATAGTGAAGAGGCAGAAAAAATAGGAAAATTTGATAATATGATTATTACTGGTGGGCATTTAGAAGGCGAGTATATAAAAATAACCTATAAAGGAAAAGAATTTTACCATGAAAGATTAAATGGTAACTTTAGAGGCACAGGTTGTGTATTTACAACTCTCTTTTCGTGCTTAGTTTTAAAAGGATATCCTGCTGAAGAAGCAATAAAAGAAGCCGGGAATATAATTTTAAAAGTTTTAAAAAGATCATCACAAAGAGTTGAAGTGGAAAAGCTTTCAAGCGATTGGATAAAATATGAAACCTTGGATGAACTTAATAAAATAATGTTAGACATTATGGAAATTGGTAGATATACAATTCCAGAAGTTGGGCAAAACGTTTCATATGCAATTATGGGAGCAAAAAATGAAGAAGAAGTCGCAAAATTTCCCGGAAGAATAAGATTAGTCAATGACAAACCATATTTTATTGGAAAAGCAACTTTTGAAGGAAAATCTCATACTGCCAGAATGACGATTGAAATGATGAAGAAATTTCCCTACATGAGATGCACAACCAATGTAAGATATGAAGAAGATTATATTGAAAATGCTAAAAGATATGGTTTAAAAGTTTACGAGTTAAAACGTGAAAAGGAACCAGAAGAATTTAAAAATATAGAGGGACAATCATTAAAATGGGGAATAAATAGTATTATTGAAAATTTAGATACACCTCCAGATGTAATATACGACAAAGGATTTTGGGGTAAAGAAGCAATGATAAGAGTTTTTGCAAGAAATCCACAGGAAGTAATAAAAAAAGTAAGGCTTATTATTGGCATAAATTCGTAA
- a CDS encoding TM1266 family iron-only hydrogenase system putative regulator, producing MERFYTVDIIVTNRDDAYEKVNQILHDFSRYIKLRVGYPIESENMAVIFVLFKATNDILGSFTGKLGQIKNVKVKSIPITKG from the coding sequence ATGGAAAGGTTTTATACAGTAGACATTATTGTTACAAATAGAGACGATGCATATGAAAAAGTGAATCAAATTTTACATGATTTTTCAAGGTATATTAAACTTAGAGTTGGATATCCAATAGAAAGCGAAAATATGGCAGTAATCTTTGTCCTCTTTAAAGCTACAAACGACATATTGGGAAGTTTTACTGGAAAATTAGGACAAATAAAAAATGTGAAAGTAAAAAGTATTCCAATTACAAAGGGGTGA
- a CDS encoding amidohydrolase gives MIKIKNAFVWDNGRFLKNDLYVKNGIFVDDCKNCAQEIDLEGKYILPGFSDSHAHVLGVGLSKLMLNLNSNNFQDEVFSSSEEIILGRGWTEINDKYLFDSITKPVILIRVCGHVAYLNKYAQKILGFNDYFIYENDLEKIWRLLPEEYYIKAFKTGEYEFISKGITSVHSDDLHGIDFETLLKLLNDSKLRIYEKLFAETPWNYEFNKEYGISKIFGIKLFADGSLGGKTAFLSRPYKNSKNYGTYTLPENFKLILDFAEKNNVQVCVHAIGDEAISRLIELFGRYNKHRIIHAQLIKEKDFEKLKNFKFSVQPHFYFEDQKILENIDTSGLMLYPFKRMFDEGYLISFSSDGPVSPIDPKYIISSALKLGFSFEDSIKLYTEYSGNMINEKIGLLKPNYKADFIVFKDKNLEKLEMVFINGEKVYDALTLNP, from the coding sequence ATGATAAAAATTAAAAATGCATTTGTATGGGATAATGGACGTTTTTTAAAGAATGATTTGTATGTAAAAAATGGAATATTTGTTGATGATTGTAAAAATTGTGCCCAAGAAATAGACCTGGAGGGGAAATACATCCTTCCAGGTTTTTCTGATTCCCATGCTCATGTATTAGGAGTAGGGTTAAGCAAATTAATGCTTAATTTAAATAGTAATAATTTTCAAGATGAAGTATTTTCATCTAGCGAAGAAATAATACTTGGACGTGGCTGGACTGAAATTAATGATAAATACCTTTTTGATTCAATAACAAAGCCTGTGATTTTAATTAGGGTTTGTGGACATGTTGCATATCTAAATAAATATGCTCAAAAGATACTAGGATTTAATGATTATTTTATCTATGAAAATGATTTAGAAAAAATTTGGCGATTACTTCCCGAAGAATACTATATTAAGGCTTTTAAGACTGGAGAATATGAATTTATTTCTAAAGGAATAACTAGTGTACATTCAGATGATTTACATGGAATTGACTTTGAAACATTATTAAAACTTTTAAATGATAGTAAGCTGAGAATATATGAAAAGTTATTTGCGGAGACACCTTGGAATTACGAATTCAACAAGGAATACGGTATTTCAAAGATTTTTGGGATAAAACTTTTTGCAGATGGTTCATTAGGTGGAAAAACAGCTTTCTTGTCAAGACCATATAAAAACTCAAAAAATTATGGAACATATACTTTACCAGAAAATTTTAAATTGATTTTAGACTTTGCAGAAAAAAATAATGTACAAGTTTGTGTTCATGCAATTGGAGATGAAGCAATATCAAGACTTATAGAACTTTTTGGAAGGTACAATAAACATAGAATAATTCATGCACAGCTTATTAAAGAAAAAGATTTTGAAAAATTAAAAAATTTTAAATTTTCGGTTCAACCTCATTTTTACTTTGAAGATCAAAAAATTTTAGAAAACATCGACACATCAGGATTAATGCTCTATCCATTCAAAAGAATGTTTGATGAGGGCTATTTAATTTCATTTTCAAGTGATGGGCCTGTTTCTCCTATTGATCCTAAATATATTATTTCAAGTGCCTTAAAGTTAGGCTTTTCATTTGAAGATAGTATTAAATTATATACTGAATATTCTGGAAATATGATTAATGAAAAAATTGGGCTTTTAAAGCCCAATTATAAAGCGGATTTTATTGTATTCAAAGACAAAAATTTGGAAAAACTTGAAATGGTATTTATAAATGGAGAAAAAGTCTATGATGCTTTAACCCTAAATCCATAG